The DNA sequence ATAATAGAAAAAAAAGAAATAAGCTGGTAAAGGATATATCCATTTTCATGCTTAATCAAAATAAGGAAATAAAAGATATGAATTTTATTGTTTCTGTCAGGAGGATTAGGTTATTAGATGAAAAATATCAGGGAAATAAAAAAAGTATTAATGCATATAACATTAAAAAGTTAAACACCCATGAGTAAGATAGTTTCATTTATGACTTCTTATAAAGATGATTCCAAAAACACAAAAATTTTTATTTATTTAATAAGTATTTTAGCACTAATTAATATACTATCAATATTTCCTGATTTATACAGTATATATTCTAAAAACGGAATAATAAGCGAATCTCTGAATAATAATTTTGTTTCTGAAGATAAAATAAAAGTATCTACACTTACTGAAAACATAATTTCCTTAACTAGCATTGAGTATAAGTATGCTTTCATTATTCCCTTTTACTTATATATTGTTTCTCTGATAATGATATTGCTAAATTATTGGAAAATTCTGTTTGCTATTATAGTCATTTTCCTGCATACGGTATTCCTTAATTCTGCTTACTTATTATCCTATGGTGCTGATTTTATGATTGCTTTTATGCTTTATATCAATCTTTTTTTTTGTATTGAAGATAAGATAAAAGTTGAATCATATAAAGGTATTATATTCTCGTTTGCTGTAAGGTTAATGCAGATCCAGCTTTGTATTATTTATTTCTTTGGAGGATTTGGTAAAGCTTTAGGGTTTGACTGGCTTGATGGTAATGCAATTTGGCTTTGTATTAATCATTATTTAGATGAAAAGGTAATTAACTCATTTTTTACTCACATTCCAAAGTTTATTTATCAACTAGCCTCATTACATGTAACGATATTGGAACTTTTATTTCCTATTTTTGTTTTTCTAAGTAAAAACATAAGAAAATGGACGATTATCAATATAATCATTATGCATATTGTAATCGCTTTGGTCATAAAAATATATACCTTTTCTATCGCAATGTTGCTTTTTAATAT is a window from the Chryseobacterium indologenes genome containing:
- a CDS encoding HTTM domain-containing protein, encoding MSKIVSFMTSYKDDSKNTKIFIYLISILALINILSIFPDLYSIYSKNGIISESLNNNFVSEDKIKVSTLTENIISLTSIEYKYAFIIPFYLYIVSLIMILLNYWKILFAIIVIFLHTVFLNSAYLLSYGADFMIAFMLYINLFFCIEDKIKVESYKGIIFSFAVRLMQIQLCIIYFFGGFGKALGFDWLDGNAIWLCINHYLDEKVINSFFTHIPKFIYQLASLHVTILELLFPIFVFLSKNIRKWTIINIIIMHIVIALVIKIYTFSIAMLLFNIIAFYPGKFSILMKYLDEKRSVIFKQKNKNNEVTT